In Populus alba chromosome 1, ASM523922v2, whole genome shotgun sequence, a single window of DNA contains:
- the LOC118039240 gene encoding ABC transporter B family member 2, which yields MSSQSNIEEADDVEKKRQEEKKKQQKVPFWKLFAFADFYDCLLMGLGSLGACVHGASVPVFFIFFGKLINIIGMAYLFPKEASHKVAKYSLDFVYLSAVILFASWIEVACWMYTGERQAAKMRMAYLKSMLSQDISLFDTEASTGEVTAAITSDIIVVQDAISEKVGNFMHYVSRFLGGFIIGFVRIWQISLVTLSIVPLIALAGGIYAYITIGLIAKVRKSYVKAGQIAEEVIGNVRTVQAFAGEEKAVRSYVDALRNTYQYGRKAGLAKGLGLGTLHCVLFLSWALLVWYTSIVVHKNIANGADSFTTMLNVVISGLSLGMAAPNFSSFLRATAAAYPIFEMIERNTSSNTSTKSSKKLEKVDGHIEFKDVCFRYPSRPDVTIFDKFCLDIPSGKIVALVGGSGSGKSTVISLIERFYEPLFGQILLDGNDIRDLDLKWLRKQIGLVNQEPALFASSIRENILYGKDDATLEEITRAATLSEAMSFINNLPDRFETQVGERGIQLSGGQKQRIALSRAVVKNPCILLLDEATSALDAESEKSVQEALDRAMVGRTTVVVAHRLSTIRNADVIAVVHEGKIVEIGSHEELISNPQSTYASLVNLQEAASLGGHPSLGPALGPPLSMKYSQDTRSSFGASFRSGASFRSGASFRSDKDSIGRAGADALEPMRTKNVSLKRLYSMVGPDWIYGIVGTIGAFVSGSLMPLFALGVTQALVAFYMDWDMTRHEVKKIAILFCCGAVISVIFYGIEHLSFGIMGERLTLRVREMMFTAILRNEIGWFDDFNHTSSMLTSRLESDATLLRSIVVDRSTVLLHNVGLVVTSFVIAFILNWRITLVVIATYPLIISGHISEKLFMKGYGGNLSKAYLKANMLAGEAVSNIRTVAAFCAEEKILDLYARELVEPSKNSFTRGQIAGIFYGICQFFIFSSYGLALWYGSVLMQKELAGFKSIMKSFMVLIVTALAMGETLALAPDLLKGNQMAASVFEILDRKTQVMGDAGEELKNVKGTIELRGVQFSYPSRPDTLIFMDFDLRVRLGKSMALVGQSGSGKSSVLSLILRFYDPTAGKVMIDGIDIRKLKVKSLRKHIGLVQQEPALFATTIYENILYGKEGASETELIEAAKFANAHGFISSLPEGYSTKVGERGVQLSGGQKQRVAIARAVLKNPEILLLDEATSALDVESERHVQQALDRLMRNRTTVMVAHRLSTIKDADQISVIQEGKIIEQGTHSSLVENKDGSYFKLFRLQQQQGLEQNHDSIEHI from the exons ATGAGTTCACAAAGCAATATTGAAGAGGCAGATGATGTGGAGAAGAAGAGGcaggaagagaaaaagaagcaaCAGAAAGTTCCATTCTGGAAGCTATTTGCTTTTGCTGATTTTTACGACTGTTTGTTAATGGGGTTGGGATCTCTTGGTGCTTGTGTTCATGGAGCTTCAGTCCCtgtcttcttcattttctttggaAAGTTGATAAATATCATCGGAATGGCTTATCTCTTTCCCAAAGAAGCTTCTCACAAAGTAGCCAAG taCTCATTGGATTTTGTATATCTCAGTGCGGTTATATTATTCGCATCGTGGATAG AGGTGGCATGTTGGATGTATACCGGAGAAAGACAGGCAGCGAAGATGAGAATGGCGTATCTGAAATCAATGTTAAGTCAAGATATAAGTCTATTCGATACTGAAGCGTCAACAGGAGAGGTCACAGCTGCTATTACAAGTGATATTATAGTTGTGCAAGATGCCATTTCTGAGAAG GTTGGAAACTTCATGCACTATGTAAGCCGGTTTCTTGGTGGATTTATAATTGGGTTCGTTAGGATATGGCAAATCAGTCTGGTGACACTATCTATAGTCCCTTTAATTGCACTTGCTGGTGGTATCTATGCATATATAACAATCGGCCTTATTGCTAAAGTTCGTAAATCTTATGTCAAGGCCGGCCAAATTGCTGAGGAG GTGATCGGAAATGTTAGAACAGTACAAGCATTTGCAGGAGAAGAGAAGGCAGTGAGGTCATATGTAGACGCTCTTAGAAATACGTATCAGTATGGGAGAAAAGCAGGCCTGGCCAAGGGTCTCGGATTGGGGACCCTGCACTGTGTCCTTTTCCTTTCATGGGCGTTGCTTGTTTGGTACACTAGCATAGTTGTCCACAAGAATATCGCCAATGGTGCTGACTCTTTCACCACTATGCTCAATGTTGTCATTTCTGGCCT gtcaCTGGGAATGGCTGCGCcaaatttttcttcatttctccGAGCCACAGCAGCAGCCTACCCTATTTTCGAGATGATAGAGAGGAACACATCGAGTAATACCAGCACAAAATCTAGCAAGAAACTAGAGAAAGTTGATGGCCACATTGAATTCAAAGATGTATGTTTTAGGTACCCTTCTCGTCCTGATGTAACAATCTTCGACAAATTCTGCTTAGATATCCCTTCTGGGAAGATTGTAGCTCTTGTCGGAGGAAGTGGGTCTGGAAAGAGCACGGTAATATCTTTGATCGAACGATTCTATGAGCCTTTATTTGGGCAGATACTGTTAGATGGGAATGATATTCGGGACCTTGACCTCAAGTGGCTTAGGAAGCAAATAGGGCTAGTTAATCAGGAGCCTGCACTTTTTGCATCAAGTATTAGAGAGAACATTCTCTATGGGAAAGATGATGCTACGCTTGAGGAGATTACACGTGCTGCTACACTTTCAGAAGCAATGTCTTTTATCAACAACCTCCCAGATAGATTTGAAACACAG GTTGGTGAGAGAGGAATACAGTTATCAGGTGGGCAAAAGCAAAGGATTGCATTATCACGTGCTGTTGTGAAAAATCCATGCATTCTTTTGCTTGATGAAGCTACAAGTGCACTGGATGCTGAATCTGAGAAAAGTGTGCAAGAGGCTCTTGATCGTGCGATGGTCGGAAGAACCACTGTAGTTGTGGCTCATCGGCTTTCTACGATAAGGAATGCTGATGTCATTGCGGTAGTTCATGAAGGGAAGATAGTAGAAATCGGGAGCCACGAGGAGCTCATTTCAAACCCTCAAAGTACCTACGCTTCACTCGTTAATCTCCAGGAGGCAGCTTCCTTGGGAGGCCATCCCTCACTCGGTCCTGCCTTAGGACCACCACTCAG CATGAAGTATTCTCAAGACACAAGATCAAGCTTTGGAGCAAGTTTTCGCTCTGGAGCAAGTTTTCGTTCTGGAGCAAGTTTTCGTTCTGACAAGGATTCAATTGGCCGCGCTGGTGCTGATGCATTGGAGCCCATGAGGACAAAGAATGTTTCACTGAAAAGATTGTATTCAATGGTTGGCCCTGATTGGATTTACGGTATAGTTGGAACCATTGGTGCATTTGTTTCTGGATCCCTGATGCCGCTTTTCGCTCTTGGAGTCACTCAGGCTCTTGTAGCCTTTTACATGGACTGGGACATGACTCGCCATGAAGTCAAGAAGATTGCGATCCTGTTTTGTTGTGGTGCAGTAATTAGTGTTATATTCTATGGCATCGAGCATCTCTCCTTTGGAATCATGGGAGAGCGACTCACTCTTCGAGTTAGAGAAATGATGTTCACCG CCATTTTGAGGAACGAGATTGGTTGGTTTGATGATTTCAACCATACAAGCTCTATGCTCACATCTCGTCTAGAGAGTGATGCGACTTTGTTACGGTCTATAGTTGTTGATCGCTCAACCGTTCTCTTGCACAATGTTGGTTTGGTTGTCACATCATTTGTCATCGCCTTCATATTGAACTGGAGGATCACACTTGTTGTCATAGCCACGTATCCACTGATCATTAGTGGTCACATAAGCGAG AAACTCTTCATGAAGGGCTATGGTGGCAACTTGAGCAAAGCATATCTAAAGGCTAACATGCTAGCTGGTGAGGCTGTGAGTAACATTCGCACTGTTGCTGCATTTTGTGCTGAAGAAAAGATACTTGACCTTTACGCCCGTGAGCTTGTAGAACCTTCCAAGAACTCATTCACCCGTGGTCAGATTGCTGGCATATTCTATGGCATATGCCAGTTCTTCATTTTCTCATCTTATGGGCTTGCTTTATG GTACGGTTCTGTTCTGATGCAGAAGGAGCTCGCTGGCTTTAAATCTATAATGAAGTCATTTATGGTTTTGATTGTAACAGCATTAGCCATGGGTGAAACTCTAGCGTTGGCCCCAGATCTTCTGAAAGGGAACCAAATGGCAGCATCTGTCTTTGAGATACTGGATCGCAAGACACAGGTGATGGGGGATGCTGGAGAAGAGCTTAAAAATGTGAAGGGTACAATAGAGTTGAGAGGTGTCCAATTTAGCTATCCTTCAAGACCAGATACATTGATTTTCATGGACTTTGATCTAAGAGTGCGTTTAGGCAAGAGCATGGCTTTGGTGGGACAAAGTGGTTCTGGTAAAAGCTCTGTCCTTTCTCTGATACTTCGATTCTACGATCCAACAGCAGGAAAAGTGATGATTGATG GCATAGATATCAGGAAACTCAAGGTGAAATCTCTTCGAAAGCACATAGGCCTAGTCCAACAAGAGCCAGCTCTCTTTGCCACAACGATCTATGAAAACATATTGTATGGAAAAGAAGGAGCCTCTGAAACAGAATTAATTGAAGCGGCTAAGTTCGCCAATGCTCATGGTTTCATTAGCTCTCTTCCTGAGGGTTACTCGACGAAAGTTGGTGAACGAGGGGTGCAATTATCCGGTGGCCAAAAGCAAAGGGTGGCCATTGCCCGAGCCGTCCTAAAAAATCCAGAGATATTGCTTCTTGATGAAGCCACCAGTGCTCTGGATGTGGAGTCTGAGCGTCATGTGCAACAAGCTCTGGACAGATTGATGAGGAACCGAACAACAGTCATGGTGGCGCACAGGCTATCGACTATAAAGGATGCAGACCAGATATCAGTTATACAAGAGGGGAAAATAATAGAGCAAGGGACTCATTCTAGTCTTGTAGAAAACAAAGACGGGTCATATTTCAAGTTGTTTCGTCTTCAGCAACAGCAAGGACTTGAACAGAATCATGACAGCATTGAACATATATAG
- the LOC118039239 gene encoding alpha,alpha-trehalose-phosphate synthase [UDP-forming] 5, whose product MVSRSYSNLLDLASGDAPIPSFGRERKRFPRVATVAGVLTDLDDENNDGSDAPSSVSLGRRMIIVGNQLPLRALRSPDSSGGWCFSWDEDSLLLQLKDGLGEGVEVIYVGSLKEEIEPSEQDDVAQTLLETFKCVPAFIPPDLFTKFYHGFCKQHLWPLFHYMLPLSPDLGGRFDRSLWQAYVSVNKIFADKVKEVISPEDDYVWVHDYHLMVLPTFLRKIFNRVKLGFFLHSPFPSSEIYRTLPVRDELLRALLNSDLIGFHTFDYARHFLSCCSRMLGLSYQSKRGYIGLEYFGRTVSIKILPVGIHIGQLQSVLNLPETESKVAELHDQFRGQAVLLGVDDMDIFKGISLKLLAMEQLLTQHPNKRGEVVLVQIANPARGRGREIQEVQSETKAAVRRINETFGSPGYTPVVLIDRPLQFYERIAYYAIAECCLVTAVRDGMNLIPYEYIICRQGSEKLDETLGRDPSAPRKSMLVLSEFIGCSPSLSGAIRVNPWNIDAVAEAMNSALVVPELEKQMRHEKHHRYVSTHDVAYWAHSFLQDLERACRDHVKRRCWGFGFGLGFRVIALDPNFRKISVEHIVSAYKRTNNRVILLDYDGTMTLPSSIRTPNMETVGVLNSLCTDPKNVVFLVSGRDRETLTEWFSSCEKLGIAAEHGYFMRTNHDAEWETCVSVPDFDWKRIAEPVMKLYTETTDGSAIETKESSLAWNYQYADPDFGSCQAKELLDHLESVLVNEPVTVKSGQHTVEVKPQGVRKGLVAERLLDTMKLKGKLPDFVLCVGDDQSDEDMFEVILSARSGSSLSPIAEVFACTVGRKPSKAKYYLEDTSEILRMLQGLASASEQLDARSAPQPSHQVIIDRE is encoded by the exons ATGGTTTCAAGGTCATATTCCAACCTCTTAGATCTTGCTTCTGGTGATGCTCCGATTCCAAGTTTTGGTCGTGAGAGGAAGAGGTTTCCTCGAGTGGCAACTGTTGCTGGAGTACTGACTGATCTAGATGATGAAAACAATGATGGCTCTGATGCCCCCTCTTCTGTCTCTCTTGGTAGACGGATGATTATTGTGGGGAACCAGCTTCCCCTTCGGGCACTTCGAAGTCCAGATAGCAGTGGAGGGTGGTGCTTTAGCTGGGATGAGGACTCACTTCTCTTACAACTCAAAGATGGTCTTGGAGAAGGTGTTGAAGTTATCTATGTTGGTTCTCTTAAAGAAGAGATTGAACCAAGTGAGCAAGACGATGTAGCCCAAACATTGCTTGAAACTTTTAAATGCGTCCCCGCATTTATCCCTCCTGACctttttactaaattttatCATGGATTCTGTAAACAACATCTATGGCCTTTATTTCACTACATGCTCCCTTTATCACCGGATCTTGGTGGCCGGTTTGATAGGTCCCTTTGGCAGGCTTATGTTTCTGTGAACAAAATATTTGCAGACAAAGTAAAGGAAGTGATTAGCCCTGAGGATGATTATGTGTGGGTTCATGACTACCATTTGATGGTTTTGCCAACATTTTTAAGGAAGATATTTAATAGGGTGAAGCTTGGGTTCTTCCTTCATAGTCCATTCCCATCATCTGAAATATATAGAACACTTCCTGTAAGGGATGAACTTCTGAGAGCACTTCTGAACTCTGACCTTATTGGTTTTCATACATTTGATTATGCAAGGCATTTCCTCTCTTGTTGCAGTAGAATGCTCGGTCTTTCTTATCAATCCAAGCGAGGTTACATAGGGCTTGAGTATTTTGGTCGGACAGTCAGCATCAAGATTCTCCCTGTTGGGATTCATATTGGTCAGCTCCAATCCGTGCTCAATCTTCCCGAGACAGAATCTAAGGTTGCAGAGCTACATGACCAGTTTAGGGGTCAAGCTGTATTGCTAGGGGTTGATGACATGGACATCTTTAAAGGAATCAGCTTGAAACTTTTGGCAATGGAACAGTTACTCACACAACATCCTAATAAGAGGGGTGAAGTTGTTTTGGTTCAAATTGCAAACCCAGCAAGAGGCCGAGGAAGGGAAATACAGGAGGTCCAGTCTGAAACTAAAGCTGCAGTGAGGAGGATCAATGAGACATTTGGAAGTCCAGGATATACTCCAGTGGTTTTGATTGATAGGCCACTTCAGTTTTATGAGCGCATTGCTTATTATGCAATTGCAGAGTGTTGTCTTGTTACGGCAGTGAGGGATGGGATGAATCTGATACCCTATGAATATATCATATGTCGACAAGGAAGTGAGAAGCTGGATGAGACATTAGGACGGGATCCATCAGCCCCAAGAAAGAGCATGCTGGTTCTTTCGGAGTTTATTGGATGCTCCCCATCACTGAGTGGTGCAATCCGAGTAAATCCATGGAATATTGATGCTGTGGCTGAAGCTATGAATTCTGCCCTGGTAGTCCCTGAGCTAGAAAAACAGATGCGACATGAGAAGCACCATAGGTATGTGAGTACGCATGATGTTGCATATTGGGCACATAGTTTCTTGCAGGATCTTGAAAGGGCATGTAGGGATCATGTGAAGAGGAGGTGCTGGGGATTTGGTTTTGGTTTAGGTTTCCGAGTCATTGCTTTGGATCCAAATTTCAGAAAAATTTCAGTTGAACATATTGTTTCTGCTTATAAGAGGACCAACAACCGAGTGATTCTTTTGGATTATGATGGTACTATGACGCTGCCAAGTTCAATTAGGACTCCAAACATGGAGACTGTTGGAGTCTTGAACAGCTTGTGTACAGACCCTAAGAATGTTGTTTTCCTTGTTAGTGGGAGAGACAGGGAGACTCTTACCGAATGGTTTTCTTCCTGTGAAAAGCTTGGCATTGCTGCAGAACATGGTTATTTCATGAG GACCAATCATGATGCAGAATGGGAAACATGTGTATCCGTACCAGATTTTGATTGGAAACGTATTGCTGAGCCAGTAATGAAACTATACACTGAAACAACTGATGGTTCTGCCATTGAGACGAAAGAGAGTTCACTTGCTTGGAATTACCAGTACGCAGATCCAGATTTTGGTTCGTGCCAGGCTAAGGAGCTTCTAGATCACCTGGAAAGTGTTCTTGTCAATGAGCCAGTTACTGTCAAGAGCGGTCAACACACTGTAGAAGTTAAACCCCAG GGTGTTAGAAAAGGTCTTGTGGCCGAACGCCTCCTAGATACAATGAAACTGAAGGGAAAGCTTCCTGACTTTGTTCTCTGCGTTGGGGATGACCAGTCTGATGAGGACATGTTTGAGGTGATATTGAGTGCAAGATCTGGCTCCTCTCTTTCCCCAATTGCTGAAGTGTTTGCATGCACTGTTGGCCGAAAACCCAGCAAGGCCAAGTACTACTTGGAAGACACTTCTGAGATTTTGAGAATGCTACAAGGTCTTGCCAGTGCTTCGGAGCAGCTGGATGCCAGAAGTGCCCCCCAACCCTCTCATCAGGTGATTATTGACAGAGAGTAA